A single genomic interval of Saccharomyces kudriavzevii IFO 1802 strain IFO1802 genome assembly, chromosome: 3 harbors:
- the SYP1 gene encoding Syp1p (similar to Saccharomyces cerevisiae SYP1 (YCR030C); ancestral locus Anc_1.151), giving the protein MSQQRTKYADSILTSKSPYEATETIRIRLSQVKLLNKDFYLLFKELSNLKRSYAQQLRKIIAENEDITKILNAQMIESDVLTPQEMSAFKFDSLGELRSVWNTVIEELKADLKASTEYYNTLDHQVVHELKESVENNTSWRESKDLHSKLSKNAASIEHYSKNNEKSTNLEEARRQWDQQSPYLFELFETIDYNRLDILKNCMLRFQTGFSDYLLNATNECESVMTKFLAFEPQLEIDRFARDASQYNFQLSSASKEASTNDVISASAAATRPTSTSESAPGLSTERDKKSPKKDKRKSTFGSIGHRLASASSTLTHGDLMNNDFSDSINNSSLKSKKSSHTLRSKVGSIFGRNKTKNKRQQQLPSSSHTQESITEHANNSSSRVSSAATSSIYQKQRRPTYASSKSNNWTPAEASDTPPLPPHATPNNVEVPSTADTSPTPLSIPTSMPISSGQQSPPRVAQETGADEIPKTVPISISQPPLQPQLKTKPLPVEPASPSVSIPTAIADSQLSAQMDSRPLHIRAPALPPSRKQNAIHSRDSQLYEALPNHGSGSTPTSSSLSSTPQERPVSTLTSQITGELKELNPQATGSSTSLVGQSLFQHSSLEMSHFGLNASIAEVLNASFKDGMLQSSQLIGEIALNYLPNSIVNPSLPIGINLKICNGAKFEKVILNQAFIERVAAEEFKVNPSFIDSRTLGAIKYSIKESVAPIVIHPVWRFEPHQASVVLTVRISSSLPKDISQIVIEDLVVFVNIDGANATSALSKPQGSFSKEKKRITWRFKDPVVLTRNGDGQRLIARFITDGLAHESAKGVITKFTINETDNTALPHSGAGSGISLTCQELDENNPFGGDWLDVNTKRTLTTGNYHGLA; this is encoded by the coding sequence ATGTCGCAacaaagaacaaaatatgCAGATAGCATATTGACCTCGAAAAGTCCCTATGAAGCTACCGAGACTATTAGAATTAGACTATCACAGGTCAAATTGCTAAACAAAGACTTTTATCTGCTATTCAAGGAATTATCCAACCTAAAGAGAAGTTATGCCCAGCAATTGAGGAAAATAATagctgaaaatgaagatataacgaaaattttgaatgctCAAATGATTGAAAGCGACGTATTGACTCCGCAGGAAATGAGTGCGTTCAAGTTTGACTCACTGGGAGAACTTAGAAGTGTATGGAATACCgtcattgaagaattaaaGGCGGACTTGAAGGCAAGTACGGAATACTATAACACCTTGGATCATCAAGTGGTTCATGAATTAAAGGAATCCGTGGAAAACAATACTAGCTGGAGAGAAAGTAAGGACTTGCACTCCAAGCTTAGTAAAAACGCTGCCTCAATTGAGCACTATAGTAAGAATAACGAAAAATCCACCAACTTGGAAGAGGCGAGAAGACAATGGGACCAGCAAAGCCCCTATCTTTTCGAACTGTTCGAGACAATCGATTATAACCGTTTggacattttgaaaaactgtATGTTGAGATTTCAAACCGGTTTTAGCGATTACTTATTGAATGCTACCAATGAATGTGAAAGTGTGATGACAAAGTTTTTAGCGTTTGAACCTCAACTTGAAATTGATCGTTTCGCCAGAGACGCAAGCCAATACAACTTTCAACTGTCCTCTGCTTCTAAGGAAGCTTCTACTAATGATGTAATATCTGCTTCAGCCGCTGCTACTCGCCCAACGTCTACCTCCGAAAGTGCTCCTGGTTTAAGTACCGAAAGAGATAAGAAATCTCCAAAAAAGGACAAGAGAAAGAGTACGTTTGGAAGTATCGGCCATCGTCTTGCTTCTGCGTCCTCAACCCTTACTCATGGCGATCTCATGAATAACGACTTTTCGGACTCCATAAAtaattcttcattgaaatcaaaaaaatcatccCATACTTTGAGATCTAAGGTtggttcaatttttggtaGAAATAAGACCAAGAATAAGAGACAACAACAGTTACCATCAAGCTCTCATACTCAGGAATCTATCACAGAACACGCGAATAACTCTTCATCTAGAGTATCTTCTGCCGCCACTTCTTCCATCTATCAGAAGCAACGTCGACCCACTTAtgcatcttcaaaatcaaataatTGGACTCCAGCTGAAGCTAGTGACACTCCGCCACTTCCTCCTCATGCTACTCCCAATAACGTAGAGGTACCTAGTACTGCTGACACATCCCCTACACCACTTTCTATACCAACTTCGATGCCTATTTCAAGCGGGCAGCAAAGTCCCCCACGGGTTGCGCAAGAAACTGGTGCGGATGAAATCCCTAAGACGGTACCGATATCAATATCTCAACCCCCACTCCAACCGCAACTGAAAACCAAACCTTTACCGGTCGAACCTGCCTCTCCAAGTGTCTCAATTCCTACTGCTATAGCCGATAGCCAACTTTCGGCACAAATGGATTCTAGGCCTTTGCATATTCGTGCTCCTGCTTTACCGCCATCAAGGAAGCAGAATGCCATTCATAGCAGAGATTCTCAACTATACGAAGCATTACCGAATCATGGCTCCGGTTCTACAcctacttcttcttcgttgtCCTCGACACCTCAAGAGCGTCCAGTTTCCACGCTTACCTCTCAAATTACTGGCGAGTTAAAGGAGCTAAATCCTCAGGCCACGGGCTCATCAACCTCGTTAGTAGGGCAGTCGTTGTTCCAGCACTCCTCACTGGAAATGTCCCATTTCGGACTGAATGCTAGTATTGCAGAAGTACTCAATGCTTCCTTCAAAGATGGAATGTTGCAAAGTTCCCAATTGATCGGTGAAATTGCGCTAAACTATTTGCCTAACTCCATCGTAAATCCCTCTTTACCTATTGGTattaatttgaaaatctgtAATGGTGCTAAGTTCGAAAAGGTTATCTTGAATCAGGCCTTCATCGAGCGTGTGGCCGCGGAAGAATTTAAAGTCAATCCATCCTTCATTGATTCCAGAACTTTGGGCGCTATCAAATATTCTATAAAAGAGTCAGTAGCCCCTATTGTTATTCATCCAGTCTGGAGATTTGAACCTCACCAGGCAAGTGTTGTATTGACCGTCAGGATATCATCGAGCCTACCTAAGGACATATCACAAATCGTCATTGAAGACCTGGTTGTCTTTGTAAATATTGATGGCGCCAATGCAACAAGTGCTTTGTCAAAACCTCAGGGTTCTTtcagtaaagaaaaaaagagaataacGTGGAGATTTAAAGATCCAGTCGTCTTAACAAGAAATGGTGATGGCCAAAGATTAATTGCCAGATTCATTACAGACGGTTTAGCGCATGAATCCGCGAAGGGTGTCATTACTAAATTCACTATAAATGAGACAGATAACACAGCACTACCTCATAGCGGAGCTGGTAGCGGTATTTCGTTGACTTGCCAAgaattggatgaaaataaCCCATTTGGCGGTGATTGGTTGGACGTAAATACGAAGAGAACCTTGACCACCGGCAACTACCATGGTCTTGCCTGA
- the BPH1 gene encoding Bph1p (similar to Saccharomyces cerevisiae BPH1 (YCR032W); ancestral locus Anc_1.144; gene contains a frameshift and is truncated relative to other strains), whose amino-acid sequence MLGKSKNNKIITKEIICLAINFIEWHVINSSPNDSTSLSNLNNYTSRFIENLESLSRIPTNASVFDPRDSYVTVSLLDLLIALSESENISKFESSSNLITSLIRNNIVRALTKYAAYDFEVYMSRFFCHRTEYKLAHPKTVINNSNYLELSFMVNVLPGILNNLIDGDKKLSMMILKYPYMMSNLLHLLRKFQPDTSQIVMPKDFYFSSYTCLLNCITQTGRSSFYNFKNVSRSQLLQDFKVCIITLIYFNTTNRIIWGNRQYEMFCESITLHQEVLFENGACDIETTALLLIFLTIMMNEFRSNEVIFNCIKVIIRSKKKKLKEVANFFNIIGKNDVIEGLNHVLSSDMCDATNFAGEEYPFSLNDAEQLKFKNIVANFLFSKTNFVALNVKQVNSQIYEWKNARFEYITQNNKKCLALFRKDNTPLDFKIKKSISRYTLNFKTDREENSVFYRNSLDLLLFHLKHILEIQTNHKLSCRWSLDFVEDFDGMKRRLLPAWEPRNETLFNEENTNRETITGSNRQRRESGSVLSYEFIEDAEALELEPIGGLNENRRILRLLRDNDSITTIWNCSLIIGLEIKEGILIHGNNYLYFVSDYYFSSEDKKILKLSEVSQELRDVTVGLINGADPKNVSTPLKHEVFVWKLLHLTFVTKRPFLLRDVAIELLFEERVSAFFSFYSKRIRDDVLRVLNKIPKHLPADPIFSSVLQEINNRGNTIVTKNGIGKASIASKFTSVFSTNNSLIDGFELSKEWVRGDISNFYYLLSINILAGRSFNDLTQYPVFPWVIADYESDTLDLENPKTYRDLSKPMGAQSEKRKLQFIERYEALSSLEDHDSAPFHYGTHYSSAMIVSSYLIRLKPFVESFLLLQGESFGPADRLFSSLERAWRSASFENTTDVRELTPEFFYLPEFLTNVNNYDFGADQSGRKVDDVALPPWANGDAKVFIQKNREALESPYASAHLHEWIDLIFGYKQKGKNAVNSVNVFNRLSYPGAVNLDNINDENERRAITGIIHNFGQTPLQIFQEPHPEKLSCNIRQLPAGGWRKISSKPIFEKVILGLGEKNIPVDYVIHDPSCSDSLYWRGYAFPNLFFKTEKTLVSLRIVGRNSLKIGADVFEKVHMARITSFTDWKLDEFITGDETGLIKVWKYHKNKHSPSGNLENKKTMFGHLCELKEMRCYYDYNTLLTLDINGSVYVWDMINFELLRKITGNAKKIAISQHTGSIMVLKRNNSILVSNLNGQKYISKDFDPAKIVSSIEFFDFSKLYAGYRKHIYWKEIEILLVGFADGTIEVYELLLTSQEEWAIRLIKQLSTERENAITSIRAQGKTYLSQKKQKNKAELSELEVIAGTVDGSLAIWY is encoded by the coding sequence ATGCTTGGGAAGAGTAAAAACAATAAGATAATTACGAAAGAAATCATCTGTTTAGCTATCAATTTCATAGAGTGGCATGTGATAAACTCGAGTCCCAATGATTCCACTTCTCTATCGAATTTGAACAACTATACATCGAGATTCATCGAGAATCTGGAGTCCTTAAGTAGGATTCCGACAAACGCATCTGTATTCGATCCTAGGGACAGTTATGTGACTGTTTCATTATTGGACCTCTTGATAGCTTTGAGTGAATCTGAAAATATCTCCAAGTTTGAAAGCTCTTCGAACCTGATTACCAGTCTGATTAGAAATAATATAGTACGCGCTCTTACGAAATATGCCGCTTATGATTTTGAGGTCTATATGAGCAGGTTTTTTTGTCACCGTACAGAATACAAGCTAGCTCATCCAAAAACTGTAATAAACAATTCCAATTACTTAGAGCTCTCATTTATGGTTAATGTATTGCCTGGCATCCTTAACAACCTGATCGATGGCGATAAAAAATTAAGcatgatgatattgaaataCCCGTACATGATgtcaaatcttcttcatcttcttcggaAATTTCAACCTGATACATCACAAATCGTAATGCCTAAAgacttttatttttcgaGTTACACGTGTCTTTTGAATTGCATCACTCAAACAGGTAGGTCATCGTTTtataatttcaaaaatgtatCAAGGTCCCAACTGTTACAGGACTTCAAAGTTTGCATAATAACCCTAATTTATTTCAATACAACAAACCGAATAATTTGGGGAAACCGACAGTACGAGATGTTTTGTGAGTCAATAACGTTGCACCAAGAAGTTTTGTTCGAGAACGGGGCATGTGACATTGAGACTACTGCTTTATtgctcatttttttaacCATTATGATGAATGAATTTAGATCTAACGAAGTAATCTTCAATTGCATAAAAGTGATAATTCgaagcaagaaaaagaaattgaaggagGTAgcaaatttcttcaatataataGGCAAGAATGATGTTATCGAAGGTTTGAATCACGTGCTATCGAGCGATATGTGTGATGCAACAAACTTTGCAGGTGAAGAATATCCTTTTTCTCTCAATGATGCAGAACAactaaaattcaaaaatattgtCGCCAATTTCCTATTTAGTAAGACCAATTTTGTGGCACTAAATGTCAAACAGGTTAATAGCCAAATTTATGAATGGAAGAATGCGAGGTTCGAATACATAACccaaaacaataaaaagtgCCTTGCTTTATTCAGAAAAGATAACACCCCTTTAGATTttaaaattaaaaagtCTATATCAAGATAtactttgaatttcaaaaccgacagagaagaaaattcgGTATTTTACCGAAATAGCTTGGatcttttactttttcatctGAAGCATATCCTGGAGATACAGACAAATCATAAGCTTTCTTGTAGATGGTCATTGGACTTTGTAGAAGATTTTGATGGAATGAAAAGGAGGCTCCTGCCCGCCTGGGAACCAAGAAATGAAACGCTCTTCAATGAGGAAAATACGAACCGTGAAACCATAACAGGTAGCAACAGACAAAGGAGAGAAAGCGGAAGCGTTTTATCTTACGAATTTATCGAAGATGCGGAGGCTCTTGAGTTGGAGCCAATTGGTGgtttgaatgaaaatagGAGGATTCTTAGACTTTTAAGAGACAATGATTCCATTACAACTATCTGGAATTGCAGTTTAATTATTGGAttggaaatcaaagaaggtATTCTAATTCATGGTAATAACTATCTTTATTTCGTAAGTGATTATTATTTTAGTTcagaagataaaaaaatcctGAAGCTATCAGAAGTGTCGCAAGAGTTACGAGACGTGACCGTTGGTTTAATTAATGGTGCTGACCCTAAGAATGTATCTACCCCTCTCAAGCATGAAGTTTTCGTTTGGAAACTTCTCCATCTCACTTTCGTGACCAAAAGGCCCTTCTTACTTCGTGATGTTGCCATCGAGCTATTATTTGAGGAAAGAGTTAGCgctttttttagtttttaCAGCAAAAGGATCAGAGATGACGTTCTGCGAGTATTGAATAAAATCCCCAAACATCTTCCTGCTGACCCGATTTTTTCAAGCGTTTTGCAAGAGATAAACAACAGAGGTAATACTATAGTAACAAAAAATGGCATAGGAAAGGCAAGCATTGCTTCCAAATTTACCAGCGTCTTCTCAACAAACAATAGTTTAATAGACGGATTTGAATTGAGTAAAGAATGGGTTAGGGGAGATATTTCgaatttttattatttgttaAGTATTAACATTTTGGCGGGAAGATCATTCAACGATCTAACTCAATATCCCGTGTTTCCTTGGGTCATTGCAGATTATGAAAGTGACACACTTGATCTAGAAAATCCCAAAACTTACCGAGACCTATCAAAACCTATGGGCGCCCAAagtgaaaagagaaaattaCAGTTTATAGAACGTTATGAAGCGTTGTCTTCCTTAGAAGATCATGATTCGGCACCGTTTCATTATGGCACGCATTATTCATCAGCTATGATTGTGTCTTCATATTTAATAAGGCTGAAGCCTTTTGTCGAGTCGTTCCTATTACTGCAGGGCGAAAGTTTTGGTCCCGCAGATCGCTTATTTAGTTCGCTTGAAAGAGCCTGGCGCTCTGcgtcttttgaaaatacGACAGATGTAAGGGAATTGACGCCTGAGTTCTTTTATTTACCTGAATTTTTGACTAATGTTAATAACTACGACTTCGGTGCGGACCAAAGCGGTAGAAAAGTTGATGATGTCGCTTTGCCTCCTTGGGCAAATGGAGATGCAAAAgtttttattcaaaaaaatagagagGCTCTGGAAAGTCCGTACGCATCGGCACATTTGCATGAATGGATTGATTTGATATTTGGCTACAAGCAAAAAGGCAAGAATGCTGTGAACTCTGTTAACGTATTCAACAGGTTAAGCTATCCGGGCGCCGTAAATCTGGATAACATCAATGATGAGAATGAGCGAAGGGCTATTACGGGCATTATTCACAATTTTGGTCAAACACCTTTGCAAATATTCCAGGAGCCTCATCCAGAAAAATTATCCTGTAATATTAGACAGTTACCAGCAGGAGGATGGCGAAAAATCTCAAGTAAGCCGATATTCGAAAAAGTGATTCTTGGCCTAGGGGAAAAGAATATACCAGTGGATTATGTTATTCATGACCCCAGTTGCTCCGATTCACTTTACTGGAGAGGGTATGCCTTCCcaaatttgtttttcaaaacagaGAAAACGTTGGTCTCTTTGAGAATTGTAGGGAGAAATTCATTAAAAATTGGAGCGGACGTTTTCGAAAAGGTACATATGGCCCGAATCACGTCTTTTACAGATTGGAAGTTAGATGAATTCATAACCGGTGATGAAACTGGATTGATAAAAGTTTGGAAATATCATAAGAATAAGCATTCCCCCTCTGGAAAccttgaaaacaaaaaaacaatgtTTGGGCACTTGTGCGAACTGAAAGAAATGCGCTGTTATTACGACTATAATACACTTTTGACCCTAGATATCAACGGCTCGGTATATGTTTGGGACATGATTAATTTCGAGCTATTAAGGAAAATAACAGGTAAtgcgaaaaaaattgcaattTCTCAACACACCGGAAGTATAATGGttttaaaaagaaataactCAATTTTGGTATCCAATTTGAATGGTCAGAAATACATATCAAAGGATTTCGATCCGGCTAAAATTGTAAGTTcgattgaattttttgatttttctaaaCTATATGCAGGCTACAGAAAACATATTTATTGGAAAGAGATCGAAATACTACTGGTGGGATTTGCAGACGGGACAATAGAGGTTTACGAACTCCTTTTGACTTCTCAAGAAGAATGGGCGATAAGGCTAATCAAACAACTTTCTACGGAGAGAGAAAACGCCATAACTAGCATTAGGGCACAGGGAAAAACATACTTATCccaaaaaaagcagaaaaataaagcGGAGCTCAGCGAATTAGAAGTAATTGCAGGAACGGTAGACGGCAGCTTAGCCATTTGGTATTAG
- the RPS14A gene encoding 40S ribosomal protein uS11 (similar to Saccharomyces cerevisiae RPS14A (YCR031C) and RPS14B (YJL191W); ancestral locus Anc_1.146), with amino-acid sequence MSNVVQARDNSQVFGVARIYASFNDTFVHVTDLSGKETIARVTGGMKVKADRDESSPYAAMLAAQDVAVKCKEVGITAVHVKIRATGGTRTKTPGPGGQAALRALARSGLRIGRIEDVTPVPSDSTRKKGGRRGRRL; translated from the exons ATGTCTA ACGTTGTTCAAGCTCGTGACAATTCCCAAGTTTTTGGTGTTGCCAGAATCTACGCTTCTTTCAACGATACTTTCGTTCATGTTACCGATTTATCTGGTAAGGAAACCATCGCCAGAGTTACTGGTGGTATGAAGGTCAAGGCCGACAGAGATGAATCTTCTCCATATGCCGCTATGTTGGCTGCTCAAGATGTTGCCGTTAAGTGTAAGGAAGTTGGTATTACTGCCGTCCATGTTAAAATCAGAGCTACCGGTGGTACTAGAACCAAGACTCCAGGTCCAGGTGGTCAAGCCGCTTTGAGGGCTTTGGCTAGATCTGGTTTGAGAATCGGCCGTATCGAAGATGTTACTCCAGTTCCATCTGACTCCACCAGAAAGAAGGGTGGTAGAAGAGGTAGAAGATTATGA
- the RIM1 gene encoding Rim1p (similar to Saccharomyces cerevisiae RIM1 (YCR028C-A); ancestral locus Anc_1.153), which yields MFLRTQSRFFHATAKKMDFSKMSIVGRIGSEFTEHTSANNNRYLKYSIASQPRREGQTNWYNVTVFNEPQINFLTEYVRKGALVYVEADAANYVFERDDGSKGTTLSLVQKDINLLKNGKKIEDAEGQEDAASSE from the exons ATGTTTTTACGTACACAATCCCGTTTTTTCCATGCTACCGCCAAGAAGATGGATTTCTCCAAGATGTCTATCGTCGGTCGTATTGGTTCCGAATTCACTGAACATACCTCTGCCAATAACAATCGTTATTTGAAGTATAGTATCGCTTCACAACCAAGAAGGGAGGGACAAACCAATTGGTACAACGTCACCGTGTTTAATGAACCACAAATCAACTTCTTGACAGAATATGTCAGAAAAGG TGCTTTAGTATATGTTGAGGCCGATGCTGCTAACTACGTCTTTGAAAGAGATGACGGCTCCAAGGGCACTACTTTAAGCTTAGTCCAAAAGGACATCAACTTGTTGAAAAACGGGAAGAAAATAGAAGATGCTGAGGGTCAGGAAGATGCTGCTTCTTCTGAATAA